A single region of the Corallococcus silvisoli genome encodes:
- a CDS encoding sensor histidine kinase produces the protein MLRRWTFAQRVGAGLSVCLLAGLILLATLVSAARTMAVEGQPWPHQVSDLLAGLLGLGALAALGMVLRNALGPMHAERLQSEQRLHLFMDGVSDYALCFLEPDGTVSCWSTGAERLTGWESSDIVGQGVECLHVPDAVLHGLPASYRERAARERRLQSEGWRMRKDGSRFWAETLLTALYTESGTLQGFAEVTRDITERKRTERMQALLAEAGRVLQPQAGAEALGAALTRLCVPEVADACVLYLPDEHGLVRPGAVACADAATQTRLWEPLLRRPSSDEPGPARVVHTGRAERFAEVDPDRLPPSVSDSTYAELWRALGVRSALSVPLVVDNRVLGALCLLSTRPHRHYGAVDQAFLEELSARAALALDNARLMAATQNALELIGVAAHDLGTPLSSLQLRLRRVRLQCAPPHGDDARLREGLLLAEDETKRLGRLVHNLLDLSRLSGGRMVLETQPMDLAELAHEVVARHEDQAAAAGCPVTVHARGEARGRWDRQRLDRVLTNLVSNALKFGGGKPVEVRVEQDAHRARLIVRDHGTGIPLEAQQRLFTRFERVTTDTRTPGFGLGLYIVRQLVEAHGGAIRVHSRQDEGAEFTVELPFTPESGVAVASSIRA, from the coding sequence ATGTTGCGTCGTTGGACCTTCGCTCAGCGGGTCGGGGCGGGTCTGTCCGTATGCCTGCTGGCCGGACTCATCCTGCTCGCCACCCTGGTGTCCGCGGCCCGAACGATGGCGGTGGAGGGCCAGCCGTGGCCGCACCAGGTGTCGGACCTGCTGGCGGGGCTGCTGGGCCTGGGCGCGCTGGCGGCGCTGGGCATGGTGCTGCGCAACGCGCTGGGCCCCATGCACGCGGAGCGGCTGCAGAGTGAGCAGCGGCTGCACCTGTTCATGGATGGCGTGAGTGACTACGCGCTGTGCTTCCTGGAGCCGGACGGCACGGTGTCCTGCTGGAGCACCGGCGCGGAGCGGCTCACGGGCTGGGAGTCCTCGGACATCGTGGGCCAGGGCGTGGAGTGCCTGCACGTGCCGGACGCGGTGCTGCACGGCCTGCCGGCGTCCTACCGCGAGCGGGCCGCGCGCGAGCGGCGCCTGCAGTCCGAGGGCTGGCGGATGCGCAAGGACGGCTCGCGCTTCTGGGCGGAGACGCTGCTCACCGCGCTGTACACGGAGAGCGGCACGCTGCAGGGCTTCGCGGAGGTGACGCGCGACATCACCGAGCGCAAGCGGACCGAGCGCATGCAGGCGCTGCTCGCGGAGGCCGGCCGCGTCCTGCAGCCCCAGGCGGGCGCGGAGGCCCTGGGCGCCGCGCTCACCCGCCTGTGCGTGCCGGAGGTGGCGGACGCGTGCGTGCTCTACCTCCCGGACGAGCACGGGCTGGTGCGCCCGGGCGCGGTGGCGTGCGCGGACGCGGCCACCCAGACGCGGCTGTGGGAGCCGCTGCTGCGCAGGCCGTCGTCGGACGAGCCCGGCCCCGCGCGCGTCGTCCACACCGGCCGCGCGGAGCGCTTCGCGGAGGTGGATCCCGACCGGCTCCCGCCCTCCGTGAGCGACAGCACCTACGCGGAGCTGTGGCGCGCGCTGGGCGTGCGCTCCGCGCTGAGCGTGCCGCTCGTCGTGGACAACCGCGTGCTGGGCGCGCTGTGCCTGCTGTCCACCCGGCCGCACCGCCACTACGGCGCGGTGGACCAGGCCTTCCTGGAGGAGCTGTCCGCGCGGGCCGCGCTGGCGCTGGACAACGCCCGCCTGATGGCGGCGACCCAGAACGCGCTGGAGCTCATCGGCGTGGCGGCGCACGACCTGGGCACCCCGCTGAGCTCGCTGCAGCTGCGCCTGCGCCGCGTGCGCCTGCAGTGCGCGCCCCCCCACGGCGACGACGCCCGCCTGCGCGAGGGCCTGCTCCTGGCCGAGGACGAGACCAAGCGCCTGGGGCGGCTGGTGCACAACCTGCTGGACCTGTCGCGCCTGTCCGGAGGCCGGATGGTGCTGGAGACCCAGCCCATGGACCTGGCGGAGCTGGCGCACGAGGTGGTGGCCCGCCACGAGGACCAGGCCGCCGCCGCCGGCTGCCCCGTCACCGTCCACGCCCGGGGCGAGGCGCGCGGCCGGTGGGACCGCCAGCGCCTGGACCGCGTCCTCACCAACCTGGTCAGCAACGCCCTCAAGTTCGGCGGGGGCAAGCCCGTGGAGGTGCGGGTGGAGCAGGACGCCCACCGCGCCCGGCTCATCGTGCGCGACCACGGCACCGGCATCCCCCTGGAGGCCCAGCAGCGGCTCTTCACCCGCTTCGAGCGAGTCACCACGGACACCCGCACCCCTGGCTTCGGCCTGGGCCTCTACATCGTCCGCCAGCTCGTGGAGGCCCACGGCGGCGCCATCCGCGTCCACAGCCGCCAGGACGAAGGCGCCGAGTTCACGGTAGAACTCCCTTTCACCCCGGAATCCGGGGTCGCTGTCGCATCCTCGATTCGTGCATGA
- a CDS encoding cytochrome c3 family protein: MFGADTIRERCTRTSPRLGSAGRASLLAALTSLTLACGGPDAPELESASAQDAEAAFATQGQALSDDDARKGTSGSSAAVGLALEVDNGLGIPLKVKAGQTFYVNQIDLRASLFATKDEGVDGLKRNSDFVALGWSGVRQADQEFVGLSNADGTFTRRRFYRDAAWMKVTSLFTVEPVDARGVLTGPPVLLNIGSDETRRTERDDFFIRRLRAIQWTRDCRSLTDCKGAKAYEEEALVEVRNAYDHAKKQTLTFTSQTRGLRLRWSLRPFSPYYIPVTQVSKPEFDYGFAIDIKPLTAARKDGTYAPGSNVTFQMTLKDGKGKRLHPAGSLPTYNEVAPPGAPGNPAGIQYYQAFFDPTTTYYRRKHRERMMMTQLIGPAQDIQPIRSIVDLEAFLDDSQDVQTIATQARDGVYAQFMTFPPANKLFGGAFFPNDGRWDAPVSDTWTYRIPADAKSGTYLVTAKARRVYLGEDEPASRTIEIQVGTKTHTEATLTTGPCNSCHSKGGELGEVLHANDNRAACASCHAPLGFELEGPIFVRTHFIHSRSNRFDAPLQKCSSCHLKPDTTQRTSKAACLSCHKSYPASHVASFGPIESMYVGGGRESFQQCTGSCHKTHPGSGF, encoded by the coding sequence ATGTTTGGAGCTGACACGATTCGGGAGCGGTGTACTCGCACTTCCCCCCGCCTGGGTTCGGCGGGCCGCGCGAGCCTGCTGGCGGCGCTGACCAGCCTGACGCTGGCGTGTGGCGGTCCGGACGCCCCGGAGCTGGAGAGCGCCTCCGCGCAGGACGCCGAGGCCGCGTTCGCGACGCAGGGCCAGGCGCTGTCGGACGACGACGCGCGCAAGGGCACCAGCGGTTCCAGCGCGGCCGTGGGCCTGGCGCTGGAGGTGGACAACGGCCTGGGCATCCCGCTGAAGGTGAAGGCGGGGCAGACCTTCTACGTGAACCAGATTGACCTGCGCGCCTCCCTCTTCGCCACGAAGGACGAGGGCGTGGACGGCCTGAAGCGCAACAGCGACTTCGTGGCGCTGGGGTGGTCCGGTGTGCGCCAGGCGGACCAGGAGTTCGTGGGCCTGTCGAACGCGGACGGCACCTTCACCCGCCGCCGGTTCTACCGCGACGCGGCCTGGATGAAGGTGACCAGCCTCTTCACCGTGGAGCCGGTGGACGCCCGGGGCGTGCTGACGGGCCCGCCGGTGCTGCTGAACATCGGCAGCGACGAGACGCGCCGCACGGAGCGCGACGACTTCTTCATCCGCCGCCTGCGCGCCATCCAGTGGACGCGCGACTGCCGCTCGCTCACGGACTGCAAGGGCGCGAAGGCCTACGAGGAAGAGGCGCTGGTGGAGGTGCGCAACGCGTACGACCACGCGAAGAAGCAGACCCTCACCTTCACCTCCCAGACGCGCGGCCTGCGCCTGCGCTGGAGCCTGCGCCCCTTCTCGCCGTACTACATCCCCGTCACGCAGGTCTCCAAGCCGGAGTTCGACTACGGCTTCGCCATCGACATCAAGCCGCTGACCGCGGCGCGCAAGGACGGCACCTACGCCCCTGGGTCCAACGTCACCTTCCAGATGACGCTGAAGGACGGCAAGGGCAAGCGGCTGCACCCGGCGGGCAGCCTTCCAACCTACAATGAAGTCGCACCTCCGGGCGCTCCCGGCAATCCGGCGGGAATCCAGTACTATCAGGCCTTCTTCGACCCGACGACGACCTACTACCGCCGCAAGCACCGGGAACGGATGATGATGACGCAGCTCATCGGGCCGGCGCAGGACATCCAGCCCATCCGGAGCATCGTCGACCTGGAGGCCTTCCTGGATGACTCGCAGGACGTGCAGACCATCGCCACCCAGGCGCGCGACGGCGTCTACGCGCAGTTCATGACCTTCCCGCCGGCCAACAAGCTCTTCGGCGGCGCCTTCTTCCCCAACGACGGCCGCTGGGACGCGCCCGTGAGCGACACGTGGACGTACCGCATCCCCGCGGACGCGAAGTCCGGCACCTACCTGGTGACCGCCAAGGCCCGCCGCGTCTACCTGGGCGAGGACGAGCCCGCGTCGCGCACCATCGAAATCCAGGTGGGGACGAAGACGCACACGGAGGCCACGCTGACCACCGGCCCCTGCAACAGCTGCCACAGCAAGGGCGGCGAGCTGGGCGAGGTCCTCCATGCGAACGACAACCGCGCCGCGTGCGCGTCGTGCCATGCTCCGCTGGGCTTCGAACTGGAAGGCCCCATCTTCGTGCGCACGCACTTCATCCACTCGCGCTCCAACCGCTTCGACGCGCCCCTGCAGAAGTGCTCCTCGTGCCACCTGAAGCCGGACACGACGCAGCGCACCAGCAAGGCCGCGTGCCTGTCGTGCCACAAGAGCTACCCGGCCAGCCACGTGGCATCCTTCGGCCCCATCGAAAGCATGTATGTGGGTGGCGGCCGGGAATCGTTCCAGCAGTGCACCGGCAGTTGCCACAAGACACACCCCGGCAGCGGCTTCTAG